One region of Aurantimonas sp. HBX-1 genomic DNA includes:
- a CDS encoding GHMP kinase translates to MIIARSPLRITLGGGGTDLPSYYRGNEGFLVSAAIDKYVYVTVMRPFTEGIYLKYSQLEHVDKIVDVKHPIIRDALDMMGFRTPQVEITTLADIPSGTGLGSSGSFTTALLKALYTHRKRHIHAEELAELACHIEIDRLGEPIGKQDQYIAAVGGVTCFTFHKDDKVTAKPLGVSMDTMFDLEDNLLLFFTGFSRSASGILKDQKTKSQQNDADMLKNLHYVKDLGYRSRDALEAGNCELFGTLMHEHWEHKKRRSGGMSNAQIDEWYDLGMKNGAIGGKLVGAGGGGFLMFMAHDRNKLRHAMAAAGLEEVRFRFDFEGAKVVLSS, encoded by the coding sequence ATGATCATCGCGCGTAGTCCCCTGCGTATCACTCTGGGCGGTGGCGGAACCGATCTCCCATCCTATTACCGGGGGAACGAAGGCTTCCTCGTCTCCGCGGCAATCGACAAATATGTCTATGTCACGGTGATGCGGCCCTTTACCGAGGGGATTTATCTCAAATATTCGCAGCTCGAGCATGTCGACAAGATCGTCGACGTCAAGCACCCGATCATCCGCGATGCGCTCGACATGATGGGTTTTCGGACGCCGCAGGTGGAAATCACGACGCTGGCCGACATCCCGTCGGGTACCGGCCTCGGCTCCTCCGGTAGCTTCACCACGGCCCTGCTCAAGGCGCTCTATACCCATCGCAAGCGGCATATTCATGCTGAAGAACTGGCCGAGCTGGCCTGCCACATCGAGATCGATCGTCTGGGCGAACCCATCGGCAAGCAAGACCAGTATATTGCCGCCGTCGGCGGGGTAACTTGTTTCACCTTCCACAAGGACGACAAGGTAACCGCCAAGCCGCTCGGCGTCTCAATGGACACGATGTTTGACCTGGAAGACAATCTGCTGCTGTTCTTCACCGGCTTTTCACGCAGCGCCAGCGGCATTCTCAAGGACCAGAAGACCAAGTCGCAGCAAAACGACGCCGACATGCTGAAAAACCTGCACTACGTCAAGGACCTCGGCTATCGCAGCCGCGACGCTCTCGAGGCGGGCAATTGCGAGCTGTTTGGCACGTTGATGCACGAGCATTGGGAGCACAAGAAGCGCCGCTCGGGCGGGATGAGCAATGCCCAGATCGACGAGTGGTACGACCTCGGGATGAAGAACGGCGCCATCGGCGGCAAGCTGGTCGGCGCGGGCGGCGGTGGCTTCCTCATGTTCATGGCACACGATCGCAACAAGCTGCGCCACGCCATGGCAGCTGCAGGCCTCGAAGAAGTGCGCTTCCGCTTCGATTTCGAAGGCGCAAAAGTGGTGCTGAGTTCGTAA
- a CDS encoding transaldolase, whose product MKKVEDLKVKIFADGADKAGMLEMYAKPFIKGLTTNPTLMKKVGITDYRAFCKDILTSISDKPLSFEVFSDDFDEMEKQALEIASWGENVYVKIPVTNTKQETCYALVEKLAARKVKLNVTAIMTLTQVRDVVAALDPDVPSYVSVFAGRVADTGRDPIPMMAAAVEMLKVAPAAELIWASPRELLNIFQADEIGCQVITVTNDILKKLSLVGYDLDQYSLDTVKMFHKDATDAGYRL is encoded by the coding sequence ATGAAAAAAGTTGAAGACCTGAAGGTCAAGATCTTCGCCGATGGCGCTGACAAGGCCGGCATGCTGGAAATGTATGCCAAGCCTTTCATCAAGGGGCTGACGACCAACCCGACGCTGATGAAGAAGGTTGGTATCACCGACTACCGCGCCTTCTGCAAGGACATCCTGACTTCGATCTCCGACAAGCCGCTGTCGTTCGAAGTGTTCTCCGACGATTTTGACGAAATGGAAAAGCAGGCGCTCGAGATCGCCAGCTGGGGCGAGAACGTCTACGTCAAGATTCCGGTCACCAATACCAAGCAGGAAACCTGCTACGCTTTGGTGGAGAAACTGGCGGCCCGCAAGGTTAAGCTAAACGTTACCGCAATCATGACGCTGACCCAGGTGCGCGACGTTGTCGCTGCACTCGATCCCGATGTGCCAAGCTACGTTTCCGTATTCGCCGGCCGCGTTGCCGATACCGGCCGTGACCCAATACCGATGATGGCCGCCGCCGTCGAAATGCTCAAGGTTGCACCTGCTGCGGAACTGATCTGGGCCAGCCCCCGCGAGCTACTCAACATCTTCCAGGCTGACGAAATTGGTTGTCAGGTAATCACGGTAACAAACGATATACTTAAGAAGCTATCTTTAGTGGGTTATGACTTGGATCAGTACTCGCTCGATACCGTAAAAATGTTCCATAAGGATGCGACGGACGCGGGCTACCGTCTCTGA
- a CDS encoding cyclopropane-fatty-acyl-phospholipid synthase family protein, with the protein MRLDARLRNLFRRSEPVVPPAEKLRSMVCRSEHFDTAWYRSGAEAIAAGGADLERFGPDFAATFATTWQAMTFGPDGPAYRHRKMWEWAAITRALGERGKLRPGSRGCGFAVGFEPLPSLFAARGAEVLATDWVVEEATDWNISGQQATTASHLRWPNLIDEASFDARVTFRSVDMRNLDGLAPGSFDFVWSSCSLEHLGDLEAGLRFIEQSAALLKPGGVAVHTTEFNVSSKTATIESGPAVIYRESDLLTLPDRLAAQGVTLEPFDLDIGTDAADLEPDAPPYYAGGRQHVKLRYGDHVMTSILLVATKN; encoded by the coding sequence ATGCGGCTCGACGCTCGCCTTCGAAATCTCTTCCGCCGGTCCGAACCGGTCGTTCCGCCGGCCGAGAAGCTGCGTTCGATGGTCTGCCGGTCCGAGCACTTCGACACGGCCTGGTACCGCAGCGGGGCGGAAGCCATCGCGGCAGGCGGCGCCGATCTCGAGCGCTTCGGCCCCGATTTCGCGGCGACCTTCGCAACCACCTGGCAGGCCATGACTTTCGGCCCAGACGGACCGGCCTACCGGCATCGCAAGATGTGGGAGTGGGCCGCCATCACGCGGGCGCTGGGCGAGCGCGGCAAGCTGCGGCCGGGATCGCGCGGCTGCGGCTTCGCGGTCGGATTCGAGCCTCTGCCATCGCTCTTTGCCGCCCGCGGCGCCGAGGTGCTGGCGACGGACTGGGTGGTTGAAGAGGCGACCGACTGGAACATCAGTGGCCAGCAGGCGACGACCGCCTCGCATCTGCGCTGGCCGAACCTGATCGACGAGGCGAGCTTCGACGCCCGCGTGACGTTCCGCTCGGTGGACATGCGCAATCTCGATGGGCTGGCGCCAGGCAGCTTCGATTTCGTCTGGAGTTCCTGTTCGCTGGAACATCTCGGCGATCTCGAGGCAGGGTTGCGGTTCATCGAGCAATCGGCCGCGCTGCTGAAGCCCGGCGGCGTCGCCGTGCACACCACCGAGTTCAACGTCTCCTCAAAGACGGCGACGATCGAGTCCGGGCCGGCGGTGATCTACCGGGAGAGCGATCTCCTGACGTTGCCGGATCGCCTCGCGGCACAGGGCGTGACGCTGGAGCCGTTCGATCTCGATATCGGCACGGACGCGGCGGATCTGGAGCCGGACGCGCCGCCTTACTACGCAGGCGGGCGCCAGCACGTCAAACTACGTTATGGCGACCACGTCATGACGTCGATCCTGCTGGTTGCGACGAAGAATTGA
- a CDS encoding SIS domain-containing protein: MSYAQQHLKEASEIIEKLDLDAIEGMADLLATVKSDGGRIFFLGVGGSAGNASHAVNDFRKIVGIESYAPTDNVSELTARTNDEGWATIFAEWLKISKLNAKDVLFVLSVGGGNLEKNISPNLVEALKLAKSVGAKVTGIVGRDGGYTARVADVCVIVPTVNTETITPHSEAFQAVVWHLLVSHPKLKANQTKWESAVR; encoded by the coding sequence ATGAGCTACGCCCAGCAGCATCTTAAGGAAGCCTCGGAGATCATTGAGAAGCTGGATCTCGACGCCATCGAAGGCATGGCCGATCTCCTGGCGACGGTTAAGTCAGATGGCGGCCGCATCTTTTTTCTCGGCGTCGGTGGCAGCGCCGGCAATGCCTCGCATGCGGTCAACGACTTCCGCAAGATCGTGGGCATCGAGAGCTACGCTCCCACCGACAACGTCTCGGAACTGACGGCCCGCACCAACGATGAAGGCTGGGCCACCATTTTCGCCGAATGGCTCAAGATCAGCAAGCTGAACGCCAAGGACGTGCTGTTCGTCCTCTCGGTCGGCGGCGGCAATCTCGAAAAGAACATCAGCCCTAATCTGGTCGAGGCCCTCAAGCTGGCCAAGAGCGTCGGCGCCAAGGTCACCGGTATCGTCGGGCGCGACGGCGGCTACACCGCCCGGGTTGCCGACGTCTGCGTCATCGTGCCGACGGTCAATACCGAAACCATCACGCCGCATTCAGAAGCCTTCCAGGCCGTTGTCTGGCATCTGCTGGTGTCGCATCCCAAGCTGAAGGCCAACCAGACCAAGTGGGAATCGGCGGTCCGCTGA
- a CDS encoding FAD-binding oxidoreductase, protein MTSGNGVAIIGAGIVGTALAFRLAQRGEAVTLFDAGAPGELGPSRGNAGHIAASDIFPLSHPGIAFEALGMLAKSDGPLKIDPRYLPTLAPWLATFLRTGSGKHFEAATRAISILCDGTVAATERLFADAGIPDRFRKVPALYVYDSPASLDAARAGWGRKAAAGHASTFVEQNRLRELEPALSHAFAGGVLSHHWGQVSDPKAVVDGLFEAARGHGAVFRQARVEEITPSEAGVVVRAAGRDQTFSRVVVAAGIRSGDFAARLGEKLPVTAEGGYNVTYPSPFIAVNHPLVFADHGMVSTSLRPGLRIGGWAEYAGPDAPFRPAYHDRIARIAKRFFPRLDPRDEIRWAGKRPSMPDSTPVLSRSIVDPRLFYATGHGHYGLTWSARTAEIMTALMDGDEAAAAPFSIRRFNR, encoded by the coding sequence ATGACAAGCGGCAACGGTGTCGCGATCATCGGCGCCGGGATCGTCGGCACCGCCCTCGCCTTCCGCCTGGCCCAGCGCGGCGAGGCGGTGACGCTGTTCGATGCGGGCGCGCCGGGCGAGCTCGGCCCCTCGCGCGGCAATGCCGGCCATATCGCGGCATCCGACATCTTCCCGCTCAGCCATCCCGGCATTGCCTTCGAGGCGCTCGGCATGCTGGCGAAGTCGGACGGGCCGCTGAAGATCGATCCACGCTACCTGCCGACGCTGGCGCCCTGGCTGGCGACGTTCCTGCGGACCGGATCGGGCAAGCATTTCGAAGCCGCCACGAGGGCGATCAGCATCCTCTGCGACGGCACGGTGGCGGCGACAGAGCGACTGTTCGCCGATGCGGGAATCCCGGACCGCTTCCGCAAGGTGCCGGCGCTCTACGTCTACGACAGCCCGGCGTCCCTCGACGCCGCCAGAGCCGGCTGGGGGCGCAAGGCCGCTGCCGGGCACGCCTCGACCTTCGTCGAGCAGAACCGGCTTCGCGAACTCGAGCCTGCCCTTTCGCACGCCTTCGCGGGGGGCGTCCTGTCGCATCACTGGGGACAGGTCAGCGATCCGAAGGCCGTGGTGGACGGGCTGTTCGAGGCCGCCCGCGGCCATGGCGCGGTGTTTCGCCAGGCAAGGGTCGAGGAAATCACGCCGTCGGAGGCGGGCGTGGTCGTGCGCGCGGCGGGGCGCGACCAGACGTTTTCGCGCGTCGTCGTCGCGGCCGGCATCCGGTCCGGCGACTTCGCCGCCCGGCTCGGGGAGAAGCTGCCGGTGACGGCCGAGGGCGGCTACAACGTCACCTATCCCTCGCCATTCATCGCGGTGAACCATCCGCTGGTCTTCGCCGATCACGGCATGGTCTCGACCTCGCTGCGCCCCGGCCTGCGGATCGGCGGCTGGGCGGAATATGCCGGTCCCGATGCGCCGTTCCGGCCCGCCTATCACGACCGCATCGCGCGCATCGCCAAGCGCTTCTTCCCGCGGCTCGATCCGCGCGACGAGATCCGCTGGGCCGGCAAGCGCCCGTCGATGCCGGATTCGACGCCGGTCCTCTCGCGCTCCATCGTCGATCCGCGGCTCTTCTACGCGACCGGCCACGGCCATTACGGCCTGACCTGGTCGGCGCGGACCGCGGAGATCATGACGGCGCTGATGGACGGCGACGAGGCCGCCGCCGCGCCGTTCTCGATCCGGCGCTTCAACCGGTGA
- a CDS encoding HAD-IIIA family hydrolase, translated as MAKAVFLDRDGVINRAIVREGKPYPPANLGELEILPGVKDALLTLKSAGYLLLVVTNQPDVARGTTPRQTVEAINDALGAALPIDEFRTCYHDSGDGCDCRKPLPGALLAAAAKHDIVLADSFMVGDRWRDIEAGEKAGCHTIFIDYGYTERQPEAPDYRLSSLSEAAEIILGKHP; from the coding sequence ATGGCAAAGGCGGTTTTTCTCGATCGCGACGGGGTCATCAATCGCGCCATCGTGCGCGAGGGAAAGCCTTATCCGCCGGCCAACCTGGGTGAATTGGAGATTTTGCCGGGTGTCAAAGATGCCCTGCTCACACTCAAGTCCGCCGGTTATCTGCTGCTCGTCGTCACCAATCAGCCGGACGTTGCGCGGGGCACAACGCCGCGCCAGACGGTCGAGGCGATCAACGATGCCCTCGGCGCGGCCCTGCCAATCGACGAATTCCGCACCTGCTACCACGATAGCGGCGACGGCTGCGACTGCCGCAAACCCCTGCCGGGCGCACTGCTGGCCGCTGCGGCCAAGCATGACATCGTACTGGCCGACAGTTTCATGGTCGGAGACCGCTGGCGCGACATCGAGGCTGGCGAGAAAGCTGGTTGCCACACCATTTTTATCGACTATGGCTACACTGAAAGACAACCGGAAGCACCGGATTACCGCCTGTCGTCGCTGAGCGAGGCTGCGGAAATCATATTGGGAAAACATCCATGA
- a CDS encoding nucleotidyltransferase family protein has protein sequence MLTVGILAGGMATRLRPITESIPKALVEVAGKPFICRQLDYLREQGVTRVVLCIGHLGHMIENVVGDGAAFGLEVLYSPDGPRLLGTGGAVKQALPLLGESFFLLYGDSFLPIAFAPVEAAFLRSRKAGLMTVLENGDRWDKSNVLFRDGRLIEYNKQAPRPEMKYIDYGLGLLQAEALAPYPSGEVFDIAELYHALSLADDLAGYEVHERFYEIGSHSGLKEAETYFSERQPQ, from the coding sequence ATGCTGACCGTTGGCATTCTGGCAGGCGGCATGGCGACGCGGCTTCGTCCGATCACTGAATCCATCCCCAAGGCGCTGGTCGAGGTGGCGGGAAAGCCCTTCATTTGCCGCCAGCTCGACTACCTGCGCGAGCAGGGGGTGACGCGGGTCGTGCTGTGCATCGGCCATCTGGGGCACATGATCGAAAACGTGGTCGGTGACGGCGCCGCTTTCGGTCTCGAAGTGCTGTACTCTCCTGATGGCCCGAGGCTGCTCGGTACCGGCGGCGCGGTCAAGCAGGCGCTGCCCCTGCTCGGCGAGAGCTTTTTCCTGCTCTATGGTGATTCCTTCCTGCCGATCGCCTTTGCCCCGGTCGAGGCGGCGTTTCTCCGCAGCCGCAAAGCCGGTCTGATGACCGTGCTCGAGAATGGCGACCGATGGGACAAGAGCAATGTCCTGTTTCGTGACGGCCGGCTGATCGAATACAACAAGCAGGCGCCAAGGCCTGAAATGAAATATATCGACTACGGCCTGGGCCTTTTGCAGGCAGAGGCTCTCGCTCCCTATCCGAGTGGGGAGGTCTTCGATATCGCCGAACTCTATCATGCCCTGTCCCTAGCCGATGACCTCGCGGGCTACGAAGTGCACGAGCGATTTTATGAAATCGGATCGCACAGCGGTCTGAAAGAAGCAGAAACCTACTTTAGCGAAAGACAGCCACAATGA
- a CDS encoding 3-hydroxyacyl-CoA dehydrogenase has protein sequence MTITNVAIAGSGIIGSSWAIVYARTGLNVAVYDRNAESRAGLMTKIGRALDQSSALLAPGDAVADVLARITVHDSLEAALAGADFVHECIEEKLESKKTIFAEFDRLAGPKAILATTTSSFPVSQFASELACRDRCIVVHPATPPHLLPVTEICPAPFTSPKVFDSTFRFMERCGQSPIHIRKEIPSFVLNRMQAALLVEMFRCLNEGLVSPADVDKIISQGFGLRWAFLGPFEGVDLNSAGGIRQYLENFGFLFNNMANELGFADVVTPQSIAMLEDYARAKIPLDALGDKVAWRDQSIIALRRLKEERGTVDRG, from the coding sequence ATGACCATCACCAATGTCGCCATCGCCGGCTCCGGCATCATCGGCAGTTCCTGGGCGATCGTCTATGCCCGCACCGGGCTGAATGTCGCCGTCTACGATCGCAACGCGGAGAGCCGTGCGGGGCTCATGACCAAGATCGGCCGGGCGCTCGACCAGTCGAGCGCGCTGCTCGCGCCAGGCGATGCCGTCGCCGACGTGCTGGCCCGCATCACCGTGCACGACAGCCTCGAGGCGGCGCTCGCCGGCGCCGACTTCGTCCATGAATGCATCGAGGAAAAGCTCGAGAGCAAGAAGACCATCTTCGCCGAGTTCGACCGGCTGGCCGGCCCGAAGGCGATCCTCGCCACGACCACGTCGAGCTTCCCGGTGTCGCAGTTCGCCAGCGAGCTCGCCTGCCGGGATCGCTGCATCGTCGTGCATCCGGCGACCCCGCCGCATCTCCTGCCGGTGACCGAGATCTGCCCCGCGCCCTTCACCAGCCCCAAGGTGTTCGACTCGACATTCCGCTTCATGGAGCGCTGCGGCCAGAGCCCGATCCACATCCGCAAGGAGATCCCGAGCTTCGTCCTGAACCGCATGCAGGCGGCGCTGCTCGTCGAGATGTTCCGCTGCCTGAACGAGGGGCTGGTCTCTCCCGCCGACGTCGACAAGATCATCAGCCAGGGTTTCGGCCTGCGCTGGGCATTCCTCGGACCGTTCGAGGGGGTCGACCTCAACTCGGCCGGTGGCATCCGGCAGTACCTGGAGAATTTCGGCTTCCTGTTCAACAACATGGCGAACGAGCTGGGCTTTGCCGACGTGGTGACGCCGCAGTCGATCGCGATGCTCGAAGACTATGCGCGCGCCAAGATCCCGCTGGACGCGCTCGGCGACAAGGTCGCCTGGCGCGACCAGTCGATCATTGCGCTGCGCCGCCTGAAGGAGGAGCGGGGCACGGTGGACCGGGGATGA
- a CDS encoding glycosyltransferase has product MRVLHFFKTYWPDTFGGIERTIDAIACSTAGLGVETTVLSLSRKPRERSVEFHGHRAVKARLDLDIASTGLSLDALGKFAREAAVADIVHYHFPWPYMDAAHFLVRHGKPSVVTYHSDIIKQRALKHAYAPLMQRFLGSVDALVATSPNYAASSPVLARHRDKVEIIPIGLEDAASGEEALPDGLDEGRPFFLFAGVLRYYKGLDVLLDAAPHVPCDIVILGAGPLEDHLRQRADAERLSNVRFVGALPDAGKAALMRRCTAFVFPSNERSEAFGLALVEAAMFGRPMISTELGTGTSYVNRDGETGLVVPPNDAPALAAVMNDMLASPERARRWGEAARRRYLDLFTAEAMGRRYHGLYARLLAQAGR; this is encoded by the coding sequence ATGCGCGTCCTGCATTTCTTCAAGACGTACTGGCCCGACACGTTCGGCGGGATCGAGCGCACGATCGACGCGATCGCGTGCTCGACCGCCGGTCTGGGCGTGGAGACGACCGTCCTGTCGCTCAGCCGGAAGCCGCGCGAGCGCAGCGTCGAATTCCACGGCCACCGCGCGGTGAAGGCGCGGCTCGACCTCGACATCGCCTCGACTGGCCTGTCACTCGATGCTCTCGGCAAGTTTGCGCGCGAGGCCGCCGTAGCCGACATCGTCCACTACCATTTCCCCTGGCCTTACATGGACGCGGCGCATTTCCTGGTGCGGCACGGCAAGCCGAGCGTCGTCACCTATCATTCCGACATCATCAAGCAGCGGGCGCTGAAGCACGCCTACGCGCCGCTGATGCAACGCTTCCTGGGCAGCGTCGATGCGCTGGTCGCGACCTCGCCGAACTATGCGGCGTCGAGCCCGGTGCTGGCGCGCCACCGCGACAAGGTCGAGATCATCCCGATCGGGCTGGAGGACGCCGCCAGCGGCGAGGAGGCGCTGCCGGACGGTCTCGACGAGGGCCGGCCGTTCTTCCTGTTCGCGGGGGTGCTGCGCTACTACAAGGGCCTCGACGTGCTGCTCGACGCGGCGCCGCATGTGCCGTGCGACATCGTCATCCTCGGCGCCGGACCCCTGGAAGATCACCTCCGGCAGCGCGCCGACGCGGAGCGGCTGTCCAACGTCCGCTTCGTCGGGGCCCTGCCGGATGCCGGGAAGGCGGCGCTGATGCGCCGCTGCACCGCCTTCGTGTTTCCGTCCAACGAACGATCCGAGGCCTTCGGCCTGGCGCTCGTCGAGGCGGCGATGTTCGGCCGGCCGATGATCTCCACCGAACTCGGCACCGGCACGAGCTACGTCAACCGGGACGGCGAGACCGGGCTGGTCGTGCCGCCGAATGACGCGCCGGCGCTGGCGGCGGTGATGAACGACATGCTGGCGTCACCCGAGCGCGCCCGACGATGGGGCGAAGCCGCCAGGCGGCGCTATCTCGATCTGTTCACGGCCGAGGCCATGGGCCGGCGCTATCACGGGCTTTACGCGCGGCTCCTCGCGCAGGCTGGCCGCTGA
- a CDS encoding App1 family protein, whose amino-acid sequence MPIRRYLLPVVGRGAVGWDRLRRRGRLRLGLTTTPILLPYRGLAANGRVGFEGRVIEDEGVVGAPPSASRWTNLWRTYRRYQTEKVHQAHVRWTLGAHAGTARTDREGFFRVETAVDESHLASPWTTARLHLEHAPGYRFEQRETHVKIRVVSAKARFGIISDIDDTIVETGARRLIQHWRTVALNSAEGRIAFPGIACLYQAFAAGEDGPETNPVFYISSSPWNLHDLFEEFMRLCDIPQGPMFLKDFGLNKTQWLTGSHATHKLGAADRILSAYPHLSFVLFGDTGQSDATIYAELVERYPGRIHSVHLRDVTPKGFKPRVRRAIAAIEEAGVPVTSSPTLREAAEIAEKDGLVAPGTVDRLKQTVEEDRRNLESWSGPMPIRDAAADGPDEDGEGRA is encoded by the coding sequence ATGCCGATCCGCCGATATCTCCTGCCCGTCGTGGGACGCGGCGCAGTCGGCTGGGATCGCCTTCGCCGGCGCGGGAGGCTGCGGCTGGGCCTGACGACGACGCCGATCCTGCTGCCCTATCGCGGGCTCGCCGCCAACGGCCGGGTCGGTTTCGAAGGGCGCGTGATCGAGGACGAGGGCGTGGTCGGTGCCCCGCCCAGCGCCTCGCGATGGACCAATCTCTGGCGCACCTATCGCCGCTACCAGACCGAAAAGGTCCACCAGGCCCACGTGCGGTGGACGCTGGGCGCCCATGCCGGAACCGCGCGTACCGACCGCGAGGGCTTCTTCCGCGTCGAGACGGCGGTCGACGAGAGCCACCTCGCCAGCCCCTGGACGACCGCGCGGCTGCATCTGGAGCACGCGCCGGGCTACCGCTTCGAGCAGCGCGAGACGCACGTGAAGATAAGGGTCGTGTCGGCCAAGGCGCGCTTCGGCATCATCTCCGACATCGACGACACGATCGTCGAGACGGGGGCGCGCCGCCTCATCCAGCACTGGCGCACCGTGGCGCTGAATTCGGCGGAGGGGCGCATCGCCTTTCCCGGCATCGCCTGCCTCTACCAGGCCTTCGCCGCCGGCGAGGACGGGCCGGAGACCAATCCGGTGTTCTACATCTCCTCCAGCCCGTGGAACCTGCATGACCTGTTCGAGGAATTCATGCGGCTCTGCGACATCCCGCAGGGACCGATGTTCCTGAAGGATTTCGGGCTCAACAAGACGCAGTGGCTGACCGGCAGCCACGCCACCCACAAGCTCGGCGCCGCCGACAGGATCCTGTCGGCCTATCCGCATCTGTCCTTCGTGCTGTTCGGCGACACCGGGCAGAGCGACGCCACCATCTATGCCGAGCTGGTGGAACGCTATCCCGGCCGGATCCACTCGGTGCATCTGCGCGACGTGACGCCGAAGGGCTTCAAGCCGCGCGTCAGGCGCGCCATCGCCGCAATCGAGGAAGCCGGCGTCCCCGTGACCTCCAGCCCGACCCTGCGCGAGGCAGCGGAGATCGCCGAGAAGGACGGGCTCGTCGCGCCCGGCACCGTCGACCGGCTGAAGCAGACGGTGGAGGAGGACCGCCGCAATCTCGAATCCTGGTCCGGTCCGATGCCGATTCGCGACGCAGCCGCGGACGGTCCGGACGAAGACGGCGAGGGCCGTGCATAG
- a CDS encoding aspartate dehydrogenase — protein MTQERSTAAGADPGEEAGRHVGVIGYGAAGRACAALLLADPRYRLTVLMRSPMAGQLPDRLSAVTSLDALIAARPQIVVEAASAEAFATLAPACLLAGIDVVAASVGALQSRETWDAVVAACSEGRSRLVLPSGAVGGLDYIAAAALSGDIAVTYTSRKPPAAWTAELAAAGLAEAARSQAVTLFEGSAPEAARLYPRNLNAGLTVALAAGIDRTLVRVVADPAVTTNTHEIAVTGAAGDAFLRFANRPSPDNPKTSMITALSLASAVRKRFDPMQ, from the coding sequence ATGACGCAGGAACGCAGCACGGCGGCGGGCGCGGATCCCGGCGAAGAGGCCGGGCGGCATGTCGGGGTGATCGGCTATGGCGCCGCCGGGCGGGCCTGCGCCGCCCTGCTCCTCGCCGACCCGCGCTATCGCCTGACGGTGCTGATGCGGTCGCCGATGGCGGGACAGCTGCCTGACCGGCTGTCCGCCGTGACGTCGCTCGACGCGCTGATCGCCGCCCGGCCGCAGATCGTCGTCGAGGCCGCCTCGGCGGAGGCCTTCGCGACGCTGGCGCCGGCGTGCCTGCTCGCCGGGATCGACGTGGTCGCCGCCTCGGTCGGAGCCCTGCAGTCGCGCGAGACCTGGGACGCCGTCGTCGCGGCCTGCAGCGAGGGGCGTTCGCGCCTGGTGCTGCCATCGGGCGCCGTCGGCGGCCTCGACTACATCGCCGCCGCGGCGCTCTCCGGCGACATTGCCGTCACCTACACCTCCCGCAAGCCGCCGGCCGCCTGGACCGCGGAACTGGCCGCGGCAGGCCTTGCCGAGGCGGCACGATCGCAGGCGGTGACGCTATTCGAGGGCAGCGCGCCGGAGGCTGCACGCCTCTATCCCCGCAACCTCAATGCCGGGCTGACCGTGGCGCTCGCCGCCGGCATCGACCGGACGCTTGTGCGGGTGGTCGCGGACCCCGCCGTCACCACCAACACGCACGAGATCGCCGTCACCGGCGCGGCCGGCGACGCCTTCCTGCGCTTTGCCAACAGGCCCTCGCCGGACAATCCCAAGACCTCGATGATCACCGCACTGAGCCTCGCCTCGGCGGTGCGGAAGCGGTTCGACCCGATGCAGTAG